A portion of the Streptomyces platensis genome contains these proteins:
- a CDS encoding HAD family hydrolase — protein MAAHTLTVGFDLDMTLIDSRPGIRAAYHELSARTGTFVDADLAVSRLGPPLEEEIRRWFPAERVAEISDLYRSLYPEFAIAATPALPGAREAIDAVHRAGGRAIVVTAKYEPNAKLHLAHLGLDVDALVGSLWAAGKAEALDKHQAQVYVGDHIGDVVGAHTAGALSVAVATGPCDATELRAAGAEVVLGDLTEFPSWLARYVAEGADGGEAAAI, from the coding sequence ATGGCTGCACACACCCTGACGGTCGGCTTCGACCTCGATATGACGCTGATCGACTCCCGCCCCGGCATCAGGGCCGCCTATCACGAGCTGTCCGCCCGGACCGGCACCTTCGTCGACGCCGATCTCGCCGTGAGCCGGCTGGGGCCTCCGCTGGAGGAGGAGATCCGCCGGTGGTTCCCCGCGGAGCGGGTGGCGGAGATCTCCGACCTGTACCGGTCGCTGTATCCGGAGTTCGCGATCGCGGCGACGCCCGCCCTGCCCGGCGCCCGGGAGGCGATCGACGCGGTGCACCGGGCGGGCGGCCGGGCGATCGTGGTGACCGCCAAGTACGAGCCCAATGCCAAGCTGCACCTGGCACACCTCGGGCTCGACGTGGACGCCCTCGTCGGCTCCCTGTGGGCGGCGGGCAAGGCCGAGGCGCTGGACAAGCACCAGGCGCAGGTCTACGTCGGCGACCACATCGGTGACGTCGTCGGGGCGCACACCGCCGGCGCGTTGTCCGTCGCGGTCGCCACCGGCCCGTGCGACGCCACGGAACTGCGCGCGGCCGGCGCCGAGGTGGTGCTCGGCGACCTGACGGAGTTTCCGTCCTGGCTGGCGCGCTATGTGGCGGAGGGGGCGGACGGGGGCGAAGCGGCCGCCATCTGA
- a CDS encoding cold-shock protein: MPTGKVKWFNSEKGFGFLSRDDGGDVFVHSSVLPDGVAALKPGQRVEFGVVAGQRGDQALTVTLLDPAPSVAAAQRRKPDELASIVQDLTTLLENVTQQLERGRYPDKVHGAKIAGMLRAVADQMDV, translated from the coding sequence GTGCCTACCGGCAAGGTCAAGTGGTTCAACAGTGAGAAGGGCTTCGGCTTTCTCTCCCGCGATGACGGCGGTGACGTCTTCGTGCACTCGTCGGTGCTGCCCGACGGCGTAGCCGCACTCAAGCCTGGCCAGCGCGTCGAATTCGGCGTGGTCGCGGGCCAGCGCGGCGACCAGGCGCTGACCGTGACACTGCTCGACCCCGCCCCCTCGGTGGCCGCGGCCCAGCGCCGCAAGCCCGATGAACTCGCCTCGATCGTCCAGGACCTCACCACGCTCCTGGAGAACGTCACCCAGCAGCTCGAACGGGGCCGCTACCCGGACAAGGTGCACGGCGCCAAGATCGCCGGCATGCTGCGGGCCGTCGCCGACCAGATGGACGTCTGA
- a CDS encoding 1,4-dihydroxy-6-naphthoate synthase, translating into MTRPLNIAYSPCPNDTFVFDALAHGRVPDAPELAVTFADIDLTNGMAERGEFDVLKVSYAVLPWVLQDYALLPCGGALGRGCGPLVLTRERGAAADLAGKTVAVPSERSTAYLLFRLWAAAEVPGGVGEIVVLPFHEIMPAVRDGKVDAGLVIHEARFTYQNYGLSCLADMGEHWEHTTGLPIPLGAIIAKRSLGEGTLRDLAAAVRSSVLMAWDDPAASRPYVLEHAQEMDPKVADQHIGLYVNEFTADLGEDGYAAVRGLLTRAAAEGLVPPLGRDALSFV; encoded by the coding sequence GTGACCCGGCCGCTGAACATCGCGTACTCGCCGTGCCCGAACGACACCTTCGTCTTCGACGCGCTGGCGCACGGCCGTGTCCCGGACGCGCCGGAGCTGGCGGTCACCTTCGCCGATATCGACCTCACCAACGGCATGGCCGAGCGCGGTGAGTTCGATGTGCTGAAGGTGTCGTACGCGGTGCTGCCGTGGGTGCTCCAGGACTATGCGCTGCTGCCCTGCGGCGGGGCGCTCGGGCGCGGCTGCGGGCCGCTGGTGCTGACCCGGGAGCGGGGCGCGGCCGCGGATCTGGCGGGCAAGACGGTCGCGGTGCCCAGTGAGCGGTCCACCGCGTATCTGCTGTTCCGGCTGTGGGCGGCGGCCGAGGTGCCGGGCGGGGTCGGGGAGATCGTGGTGCTGCCGTTCCACGAGATCATGCCGGCCGTGCGCGACGGCAAGGTCGATGCGGGCCTGGTCATTCACGAGGCGCGCTTCACGTACCAGAACTACGGCCTGTCCTGCCTGGCCGACATGGGCGAGCACTGGGAGCACACCACCGGGCTGCCGATCCCGCTCGGCGCGATCATCGCCAAGCGGTCGCTGGGCGAAGGGACGTTGCGCGATCTCGCGGCGGCGGTCCGCAGTTCGGTCCTGATGGCCTGGGACGATCCGGCGGCCTCCCGGCCATATGTCCTGGAGCACGCGCAGGAGATGGACCCGAAGGTCGCCGACCAGCACATCGGGCTGTACGTCAATGAGTTCACCGCCGACCTCGGCGAGGACGGCTATGCCGCGGTGCGCGGGCTGCTCACCCGCGCCGCGGCCGAGGGGCTCGTTCCGCCCCTCGGCCGCGATGCGCTGAGCTTTGTGTGA
- a CDS encoding futalosine hydrolase gives MRRVLVVTAVAAERDAVCAVAGSCAAVTLPGGQELRRAAGLPVALDALAAGVGPAAAAAGTATALTAAALAGQPYDLVVSAGIGGGFPPAAPLGSVVVAEAIVAADLGAETPDGFLPVTELGFGTVVHRPDPALVRAVAAAAGAVSGPVVTVSTVTGGAARAAELAARHPGVLAEAMEGFGVAEAAAAHGVPVLEIRAVSNAVGPRDRAAWRIGDALAALTGAFRTLPGALTAATGPAPESPPRP, from the coding sequence ATGAGGCGGGTCCTGGTCGTCACGGCGGTTGCGGCCGAGCGTGACGCGGTGTGTGCCGTGGCGGGGTCCTGCGCGGCGGTGACGCTGCCCGGCGGGCAGGAGCTGCGGCGGGCCGCCGGGCTCCCGGTGGCGCTCGACGCGCTGGCCGCCGGCGTCGGTCCGGCCGCCGCGGCCGCCGGCACGGCCACCGCGCTGACCGCCGCCGCCCTCGCCGGGCAGCCGTACGACCTGGTGGTCTCGGCCGGTATCGGCGGCGGCTTTCCCCCCGCCGCGCCGCTGGGGTCGGTGGTGGTCGCGGAGGCGATCGTCGCGGCCGACCTCGGCGCGGAGACCCCCGACGGTTTCCTCCCGGTCACCGAACTCGGCTTCGGGACGGTCGTGCACCGCCCCGACCCGGCGCTGGTGCGGGCCGTCGCGGCGGCGGCCGGCGCGGTGTCCGGCCCGGTCGTCACGGTCTCGACGGTCACCGGCGGCGCGGCCCGCGCCGCCGAGCTGGCGGCACGTCACCCGGGGGTGCTGGCCGAGGCGATGGAGGGCTTCGGGGTCGCCGAGGCGGCCGCCGCCCACGGGGTGCCGGTGCTGGAGATCCGCGCGGTCTCCAATGCCGTCGGCCCCCGCGACCGCGCCGCCTGGCGCATCGGGGACGCCCTCGCCGCGCTGACCGGCGCCTTCCGTACGCTCCCCGGAGCCCTCACGGCCGCCACCGGTCCGGCTCCGGAATCTCCCCCACGTCCTTGA
- a CDS encoding MFS transporter, with the protein MAAARASKVSKVSRTAGKSSRVSRASTRGGDGRNRVRRAGRAVGRALHRPFTGAARGVRRATHAHGAGESGLGKLIELHAVNSAGDMLITVALASTVFFSVPTDEARGRVALYLAVTLAPFALLAPVVGPLLDRVPHGRRAAMAGAMLARAVLALTMSGAVTTGGLELYPAALGVLVSSKAYGVVRSAVVPRLLPPRISLVKANSRVTLAGLLATGAAAPAAAGLHLIGPSWPLYGACVVFVAGTVLSFSLPHKVDSAKGERRARLASRDAAARPAGGGRKPGLRTVGPSVLHGLQANACLRALSGFLTFFLAFLLREHPLGGLGPAASLGLVVVAAGTGNALGTAVGAWLKARGPERIIAAMLGLALCATVLAAVFYQAVAVVVVTAAAAAAGWCQALAKLSLDAMIQRDVPEEVRTSAFARSETALQMAWVVGGAIGISLPLIGALGMAVAAGLVALGVVLAVRGLLSAARRGGTRSARVA; encoded by the coding sequence ATGGCTGCCGCACGGGCGTCGAAGGTGTCGAAGGTGTCGAGGACAGCAGGGAAATCGTCACGGGTCTCGCGTGCCTCGACGCGCGGCGGGGACGGGCGCAACCGGGTCCGCCGGGCGGGCCGGGCCGTCGGCCGTGCGCTGCACCGGCCGTTCACCGGCGCGGCCCGCGGGGTGCGGCGGGCCACGCATGCGCACGGCGCCGGGGAGTCGGGCCTGGGCAAGCTGATCGAGCTGCATGCGGTGAACTCGGCCGGCGACATGCTGATCACCGTTGCGCTGGCCTCGACGGTGTTCTTCTCGGTGCCGACGGATGAGGCGCGGGGCCGGGTGGCGCTGTATCTGGCGGTCACGCTGGCGCCGTTCGCCCTGCTCGCACCGGTGGTCGGGCCGCTGCTGGACCGGGTGCCGCACGGCCGCCGGGCGGCGATGGCGGGCGCGATGCTGGCGCGGGCCGTGCTGGCGCTGACGATGTCCGGGGCGGTCACCACCGGGGGGCTGGAGCTGTATCCGGCGGCGCTGGGTGTGCTGGTGTCGTCGAAGGCGTACGGGGTGGTCCGCAGCGCGGTGGTGCCGCGGCTGCTGCCCCCGCGGATTTCGCTGGTCAAGGCCAATTCCCGGGTGACGCTCGCGGGGCTGCTGGCGACGGGGGCGGCGGCCCCGGCTGCGGCCGGGCTGCATCTGATCGGGCCGAGCTGGCCGCTGTACGGGGCATGTGTGGTGTTCGTGGCCGGGACGGTCCTGTCGTTCTCGCTGCCGCACAAGGTCGACTCGGCGAAGGGTGAGCGCCGGGCCCGGCTGGCGTCCCGGGACGCGGCGGCGCGCCCGGCGGGCGGCGGGCGGAAGCCCGGACTGCGCACGGTCGGCCCGTCGGTGCTGCACGGTCTTCAGGCCAATGCCTGTCTGCGGGCGCTCTCCGGTTTCCTGACGTTCTTCCTGGCCTTCCTGCTGCGGGAGCATCCGCTCGGCGGGCTGGGCCCGGCGGCCTCGCTCGGGCTGGTGGTGGTGGCGGCCGGTACCGGCAATGCGCTGGGGACGGCGGTCGGCGCCTGGCTGAAGGCCCGCGGGCCGGAGCGGATCATCGCCGCGATGCTGGGACTGGCGCTCTGCGCGACGGTGCTCGCGGCGGTGTTCTACCAGGCGGTGGCGGTGGTCGTGGTGACCGCCGCGGCGGCGGCCGCGGGGTGGTGCCAGGCGCTGGCGAAGCTGTCGTTGGACGCGATGATCCAGCGCGATGTGCCGGAGGAGGTGCGTACCTCCGCGTTCGCCCGGTCCGAGACGGCGCTCCAGATGGCGTGGGTGGTGGGCGGCGCGATCGGGATTTCGCTGCCGCTGATCGGCGCGCTGGGGATGGCGGTGGCCGCGGGGCTGGTGGCGCTGGGCGTGGTGCTGGCCGTACGGGGACTGCTGAGCGCGGCCCGGCGGGGCGGTACGCGCAGCGCCCGGGTGGCCTGA
- a CDS encoding DUF3027 domain-containing protein, giving the protein MRSRTPDRLCAEAVDLARAAAEEAALPGMVGEYIEAVADGDRVVTHLFACNEPGYRGWRWAATVARASRAKSVTLDEVALLPGPDALLAPEWVPWSERLRPGDMGPGDLLPTEADDLRLEPGFTGEDVPPPNSPVAEGMAADVADTEEADVLPGSPAVQPAPQRGSIAAVAEELGMRRARVLSRYGLHTAADRWEEAYGARTPMAQAAPATCVTCGFLTTLPGSLGQAFGVCANEFSPADGRVVSLAYGCGAHSEAAVMPKPPRPAAPVVDETVVEPLSLRPERDGGSVEETGPAEELGHS; this is encoded by the coding sequence ATGCGAAGCCGTACCCCCGACCGCCTGTGCGCCGAGGCGGTTGACCTTGCGAGGGCGGCGGCGGAGGAAGCCGCACTGCCCGGCATGGTGGGGGAGTACATCGAGGCCGTTGCCGACGGAGACCGCGTCGTCACCCACCTCTTCGCCTGCAACGAGCCCGGCTACCGGGGCTGGCGCTGGGCCGCGACCGTCGCCCGGGCCTCCCGCGCCAAGAGCGTCACGCTCGACGAGGTGGCCCTGCTGCCCGGCCCCGACGCCCTGCTCGCGCCCGAGTGGGTGCCGTGGAGCGAGCGGCTGCGCCCCGGCGACATGGGCCCCGGCGATCTGCTGCCCACCGAGGCCGACGACCTGCGCCTGGAGCCCGGCTTCACCGGCGAGGACGTCCCGCCCCCGAACTCCCCGGTCGCCGAGGGTATGGCCGCCGATGTCGCCGACACCGAGGAGGCGGACGTCCTCCCGGGCTCACCCGCCGTCCAGCCCGCCCCCCAGCGCGGCAGCATCGCGGCGGTCGCCGAGGAACTGGGCATGCGCCGCGCCCGGGTGCTCTCCCGCTACGGCCTGCACACCGCCGCCGACCGCTGGGAAGAGGCCTACGGCGCCCGCACCCCCATGGCCCAGGCGGCCCCCGCCACCTGCGTGACCTGCGGCTTCCTCACCACGCTGCCCGGCTCCCTGGGCCAGGCGTTCGGCGTCTGCGCCAACGAGTTCTCCCCGGCGGACGGCCGGGTGGTCTCCCTCGCGTACGGGTGCGGGGCGCATTCGGAGGCGGCCGTCATGCCTAAACCGCCGCGGCCTGCCGCGCCGGTTGTCGACGAGACCGTTGTCGAGCCGTTGTCGTTGCGTCCCGAGCGGGACGGAGGGTCCGTCGAGGAGACCGGGCCCGCCGAGGAGCTCGGCCACAGCTAG
- a CDS encoding sacsin N-terminal ATP-binding-like domain-containing protein, producing the protein MLDAWAASPARFREDANAEEDLALGGYRDRLAVELAQNAADAAARAGVPGRLRLTLHAANGDAPAVLVASNTGAPLDATGVESLSTLRASAKREPSVAAGAVGRFGVGFAAVLSVSDEPALVGRTGGVRWSLAEARAMAEEVAAHSPGLGGELRRRDGHVPLLRLPLPAEGGAPEGYDTAVVLPLRDVAAQDLAERLLTGIDAALLLTLPGLAEVVVETPEGVRELRRSQDGPYVLIEDSERGATRWRVASDGGSLDPALLADRPVEERLRPVWSVTWAVPVDGEGAPVRPGTAAVVHAPTPTDEPLGLPALLIASFPLEPTRRHVAPGALTDFLVGRVAATYAALLGDWQPVSVGTLDLVPGPLGKGGLDGELRRQVLELLPRVRFLPSAGAPAGGRPAEPEAAPADEWDEGDGGVDRYVLRPVDAELVEGAGAAAVGVLAELFPSLLPAGLERRPELRALGVARVPLGEMIDRLAGVERSPGWWWRLYDALAGTDPDRLTGLPVPLAGTAGQAPGGAQGGVRTTIGPRQVLLPLPGGGPDEDAAARHRTLARLGLKVAHPDAVHPLLEKLGATPAAPRAVLTTPQVRAAVANSLEADEDAYDVFADELGDGPGAPLGAEELAETVLGLVRDANLTPGDEPWLGALALPDEDGELAPAGELVYPGSAFERVIREGEIAACDAELAERWGEQPLTAVGVMAAFALVRATDVVLDPDEMEPREGDFAEPDDVGLLDAVDVWCEDILDALPETPVPPVVTELVAVRDLDLVDDDAWPQVLAMLSQPPLRDALTAPVRVLLPDGTTESVRPYTAWWLRGHPVLDGRRPAGLRSAGGDPLLSGLYESADAGDVDAQVLRALGVRTSVAALLDEPGGAAELLARFADPDLTVGAAQLHALYGLLADLDPDQVTLPDELRTVRDQEVQVVDAADAVVADAPDLVPLAAGHALLPVRPARAAALAELLQVRRLSEAVSAEVRSEGIRHEVLDVVRTLLGPATPDTYLEHEELLVGDGPDATAELDWRYTPDGTLHAATLEGVAAGLAWAAGQWPRRFEVAALLEDPERGDELARARWFD; encoded by the coding sequence GTGCTGGATGCCTGGGCCGCCTCGCCGGCCCGGTTCCGGGAGGACGCGAACGCCGAGGAGGACCTGGCGCTCGGCGGCTACCGCGACCGGCTGGCCGTGGAGCTGGCGCAGAACGCGGCGGACGCGGCGGCCCGGGCCGGTGTCCCCGGACGGCTCCGGCTGACCCTGCACGCGGCCAACGGCGACGCGCCCGCCGTACTCGTCGCGTCCAACACCGGTGCCCCGCTGGACGCCACCGGCGTGGAGTCGCTGTCGACGCTGCGGGCATCCGCGAAGCGGGAGCCCAGTGTGGCGGCCGGTGCGGTCGGCCGGTTCGGTGTGGGCTTCGCCGCGGTGCTGTCGGTGAGTGATGAGCCGGCGCTGGTGGGCCGGACCGGCGGCGTCCGCTGGTCGCTGGCCGAGGCGCGGGCGATGGCCGAGGAGGTGGCGGCGCACAGCCCCGGGCTGGGCGGTGAGTTGCGCCGCCGGGACGGCCATGTCCCGCTGCTGCGGCTGCCGCTGCCCGCGGAGGGCGGCGCGCCCGAGGGGTATGACACCGCCGTCGTGCTGCCGCTGCGGGACGTGGCGGCGCAGGATCTCGCCGAGCGGCTGCTGACCGGGATCGATGCGGCGCTGCTGCTGACGCTGCCGGGGCTGGCCGAGGTCGTGGTCGAGACCCCGGAGGGCGTACGGGAGTTGCGGCGCAGCCAGGACGGCCCGTACGTCCTGATCGAGGACAGTGAGCGGGGTGCGACCCGGTGGCGGGTGGCGAGCGACGGCGGGTCGCTGGATCCGGCGCTGCTGGCGGACCGGCCGGTCGAGGAGCGGCTGCGGCCGGTCTGGTCGGTGACCTGGGCGGTGCCGGTGGACGGCGAGGGCGCGCCGGTGCGGCCGGGGACCGCGGCGGTGGTGCACGCCCCGACGCCGACGGACGAGCCGCTGGGGCTGCCCGCGCTGCTGATCGCGTCGTTCCCGCTGGAGCCGACCCGGCGCCATGTCGCGCCGGGCGCGCTGACGGACTTCCTGGTGGGGCGGGTGGCCGCGACGTATGCGGCGCTGCTGGGCGACTGGCAGCCGGTGTCCGTCGGCACCCTCGATCTGGTGCCGGGCCCGCTGGGCAAGGGCGGGCTGGACGGTGAGCTGCGCCGCCAGGTGCTGGAACTGCTGCCGCGGGTCCGGTTCCTGCCGAGCGCGGGCGCGCCGGCCGGCGGGCGTCCGGCCGAGCCCGAGGCGGCGCCGGCGGACGAGTGGGACGAGGGCGACGGCGGGGTGGACCGGTATGTCCTGCGCCCGGTGGACGCCGAGTTGGTGGAGGGCGCGGGCGCGGCGGCGGTGGGCGTATTGGCGGAGCTGTTCCCCAGCCTGCTGCCGGCCGGGCTCGAACGCCGACCGGAGCTGCGGGCGTTGGGCGTGGCCCGGGTGCCGCTCGGCGAGATGATCGACCGGCTGGCCGGCGTCGAACGGTCGCCCGGCTGGTGGTGGCGGCTCTACGACGCGCTGGCCGGTACCGACCCGGACCGGCTCACCGGGCTGCCCGTCCCGCTCGCGGGCACGGCCGGCCAGGCACCCGGCGGCGCGCAGGGCGGCGTACGGACCACGATCGGGCCGCGTCAGGTGCTCCTGCCGCTGCCCGGCGGCGGACCCGACGAGGACGCCGCGGCCCGGCACCGCACGCTCGCCCGGCTCGGTCTGAAGGTCGCCCACCCCGACGCGGTGCACCCGCTGCTGGAGAAGCTGGGCGCCACCCCGGCCGCCCCGCGCGCCGTACTGACCACGCCCCAGGTGCGGGCGGCGGTGGCGAACTCCCTGGAGGCCGACGAGGACGCGTACGACGTCTTCGCCGACGAGCTGGGCGACGGGCCGGGGGCCCCGCTGGGCGCCGAGGAGCTGGCGGAGACAGTGCTCGGCCTGGTCCGGGACGCCAACCTCACGCCGGGCGACGAGCCCTGGCTCGGGGCGCTCGCGCTGCCCGACGAGGACGGCGAGCTGGCACCGGCGGGCGAGCTCGTCTACCCGGGCAGCGCCTTCGAGCGCGTCATCCGGGAGGGCGAAATCGCGGCCTGTGACGCGGAGTTGGCCGAACGCTGGGGCGAGCAGCCGCTGACGGCCGTGGGCGTCATGGCCGCCTTCGCGCTGGTCCGGGCCACCGATGTGGTGCTCGACCCGGACGAGATGGAGCCCCGGGAGGGCGACTTCGCCGAGCCCGACGACGTCGGGCTGCTGGACGCGGTGGACGTCTGGTGCGAGGACATCCTCGACGCGCTGCCGGAGACCCCCGTCCCGCCGGTGGTGACCGAACTGGTCGCCGTCCGCGACCTCGACCTGGTCGACGACGACGCCTGGCCGCAGGTGCTGGCGATGCTGTCCCAGCCGCCGCTGCGCGACGCCCTGACCGCACCCGTACGGGTCCTGCTCCCCGACGGCACCACCGAATCCGTCCGCCCGTACACCGCCTGGTGGCTGCGCGGGCACCCGGTGCTGGACGGCCGCCGGCCCGCCGGTCTCCGGTCGGCCGGCGGCGACCCGCTGCTGTCCGGGCTGTACGAGTCCGCCGACGCGGGCGACGTCGACGCCCAGGTGCTCCGGGCCCTCGGCGTCCGCACCTCGGTCGCCGCCCTCCTCGACGAGCCGGGCGGCGCGGCCGAACTGCTGGCCCGGTTCGCCGACCCGGACCTGACCGTCGGCGCCGCCCAACTGCACGCCCTCTACGGCCTGCTGGCGGACCTGGACCCCGACCAGGTGACCCTCCCCGACGAGCTGCGGACCGTGCGCGACCAGGAAGTCCAGGTGGTCGACGCCGCGGACGCCGTGGTCGCCGACGCCCCGGACCTGGTGCCGCTGGCGGCCGGCCACGCCCTGCTCCCGGTCCGCCCGGCCCGCGCCGCCGCCCTGGCCGAGCTGCTCCAGGTACGGCGCCTGAGCGAGGCGGTCAGCGCCGAGGTCCGCTCCGAGGGCATCCGCCACGAGGTCCTGGACGTCGTCCGCACCCTCCTCGGCCCCGCCACCCCCGACACCTACCTGGAACACGAGGAACTCCTCGTCGGCGACGGCCCCGACGCCACCGCCGAACTCGACTGGCGTTACACCCCCGACGGCACCCTGCACGCCGCCACCCTGGAGGGCGTGGCAGCAGGCCTGGCCTGGGCCGCGGGCCAGTGGCCCCGCCGCTTCGAGGTCGCCGCCCTGCTGGAGGACCCGGAGCGGGGGGATGAGCTGGCGCGGGCGCGGTGGTTCGACTAG
- a CDS encoding YrhB domain-containing protein translates to MIDRDAAVRLVEEELEREHQRELALGLDPMRMAVAHVREHELVWIVAWTSEDYLRTRNSRFMLAGNGPYLVDRVDGSLHKIGVPSARSGAWETDYRVRIRGQTVRTAVDELHEEVRAVAAARGRMPAMRTLRQRLPELTPAQTLAYVTALQDGDAPANLVEVATRELVPPLNPVLSVRTIRGPEYRSKTGR, encoded by the coding sequence GTGATAGATCGAGACGCCGCCGTTCGGTTAGTCGAAGAAGAGCTGGAACGCGAACATCAGCGGGAGCTGGCGCTGGGACTGGACCCGATGCGCATGGCTGTGGCGCACGTCCGGGAACACGAACTGGTGTGGATCGTCGCCTGGACGTCCGAGGACTATCTGCGGACCCGGAACTCGCGCTTCATGCTGGCCGGAAACGGGCCGTATCTGGTGGACCGCGTCGACGGAAGTCTGCACAAGATCGGCGTCCCCTCCGCGCGCTCCGGTGCCTGGGAGACGGACTACCGAGTCCGGATCCGGGGCCAGACCGTACGGACCGCGGTGGACGAGCTGCACGAGGAAGTCCGGGCGGTGGCGGCCGCCCGCGGACGGATGCCCGCCATGCGCACCCTGCGCCAGCGGCTCCCGGAGCTGACGCCCGCCCAGACCCTCGCGTACGTGACCGCCTTGCAGGACGGCGATGCCCCGGCAAACCTCGTAGAAGTCGCCACCCGGGAGCTGGTGCCGCCGCTCAACCCGGTGCTGTCCGTGCGGACCATCCGCGGACCTGAGTACCGCTCCAAGACAGGGAGATGA
- a CDS encoding GNAT family N-acetyltransferase, whose protein sequence is MPLAITPTLPAGALSATPQPTLRSPGGELLLRPWEMTDAPVLQAAFEDQAIRQWHMRHVTSPAEAQDWITAAHRSWQQERDAQWAITRADDGEILGRAGLRRMDLDHGEAECAYWVLPHARGTGVASRALATLAAWALDETGFHRLELAHSTANEPSCRVATKSGFTLEGTRRSARLQQDGWHDMHLHARVQGDV, encoded by the coding sequence ATGCCTCTCGCGATCACTCCAACCCTCCCCGCCGGCGCCCTCTCGGCCACTCCTCAGCCCACCCTCCGTTCACCCGGCGGCGAGTTGCTGCTGCGACCTTGGGAGATGACCGACGCCCCCGTCCTGCAAGCCGCCTTCGAGGACCAGGCGATCCGGCAATGGCACATGCGCCACGTCACGTCCCCGGCGGAGGCGCAGGACTGGATCACCGCCGCCCACCGCTCCTGGCAGCAGGAACGGGACGCCCAGTGGGCCATCACCCGGGCCGACGACGGCGAGATCCTCGGTCGGGCGGGCCTGCGCCGGATGGATCTGGACCACGGCGAAGCCGAGTGCGCGTACTGGGTCCTGCCGCACGCCCGCGGCACCGGCGTCGCCTCGCGCGCCCTCGCCACGCTGGCCGCCTGGGCCCTGGACGAGACCGGCTTCCACCGCCTCGAACTCGCCCACTCGACCGCCAACGAGCCCTCCTGCCGAGTAGCCACCAAGTCCGGCTTCACCCTGGAGGGCACCCGCCGCAGCGCCCGTCTACAGCAGGACGGCTGGCACGATATGCACCTTCACGCTCGTGTCCAGGGTGATGTGTGA
- a CDS encoding DUF6879 family protein, translating into MKPGSVPPFSELIKDCHRSAVHLEMRDMYGVASEADDFAEWQTHGHISAESIERRRPWLNLVREAAGRGVTMRRARIVSLPASAYIRYEHAGTYLNVEAGEQVRWLPRRDAATLALPGADLWLLDDRLIRFGHFSGDGASAGHELNEDKEVIKFCAAAFETVWERATPHERFEI; encoded by the coding sequence ATGAAGCCGGGCAGCGTTCCGCCGTTCAGTGAACTGATCAAGGATTGCCATCGGTCAGCGGTGCACCTTGAGATGCGTGACATGTACGGCGTGGCATCCGAGGCTGACGACTTCGCGGAGTGGCAGACACACGGCCACATCAGCGCTGAGTCCATCGAGCGACGCCGCCCCTGGCTGAACCTGGTACGAGAGGCGGCAGGGCGCGGCGTGACCATGCGGCGCGCTCGGATCGTCTCTCTCCCGGCCAGCGCATACATCCGTTACGAGCACGCCGGTACGTACCTCAACGTCGAGGCCGGGGAACAGGTGCGCTGGCTGCCCAGAAGGGACGCCGCGACGCTTGCCCTGCCCGGCGCGGACCTCTGGCTGCTCGATGACCGGCTGATCCGGTTCGGTCATTTCAGCGGCGACGGTGCGTCAGCCGGCCACGAGCTGAACGAGGACAAGGAAGTGATCAAGTTCTGCGCCGCCGCCTTCGAGACCGTGTGGGAGCGCGCCACCCCGCACGAACGGTTCGAAATCTGA